Below is a genomic region from Spirosoma radiotolerans.
TCGAAACGTAAACCTGTAATGTAATCTTCGGAAGAGATGACACTTGCCAGCGTGCCCGCGATATAACCGCCCAAAATGGCCAGAAAGGCAGCCATAATAACCAGCAGCGGAAACATAAGCACCGATGCTATTACTTTGGGCAATATCAGGTAAGAACTTGAGTTGATCCCCATAACTTCCAGCGCATCAACCTGTTCGGTAATGCGCATCGTTCCTAATTCACTGGCAATGTTTGACCCCACTTTACCGGCCAGTACAATACACGATAGGGTAGGAGCCAGCTCCAGAATGGAACTGTCGCGCACAATGAGAGCAATAATGTATTTCGGTACAAACGGATTGGTCAGGTTGTAGGCCGTTTGTACGCAGGTAACAGCGCCGATAAATATATTGACCAACGCAACAATAAAGATAGACCCGACGCCAATTGACATGCATTCATTCAGAATAAGGCCCATGTAAACGCGGAATTTCTCGCGGTTGCGGAAGAGGGTACCTAAAAAGATAAAATAACTACCTAATCGTGACATATAAGCGTGTAGAAAACAGTTGAACCTCGTTGATGGTGGTCTGATTGGTATCCATTCGGGAGAACCCCCGTAAAGAGAGAATGGTTTCTGGCGTAACTTGCGACACTGCTTATCCCGATGGATAGTGGTTTTAACGCAAAGCAGCTTTTGCTGTGCAGGCTGACTTAGATTATCATTATTTATGAATCCATTAATTGTGGTAACCGGTGGCTCCAAAGGCATCGGTCGCGCGATTGCCAACCGATTTGTAGCCGAAGGTTTCGATGCTATCGTTTGTGCCCGTTCGGTGGCGGGTCTGGAAGAACCCGGTTTCTTACCGGTTGCCGCCGATCTGTCGACGCGTGATGGCGTCAATACCCTGCTTAACTATATTCATTCGCTCAACCGGCCAGTCGACGTGCTGGTTAACAATACGGGTGTTTTTCTGCCGGGCCAGATTCAGGACGAAGCCGAAGGTACATTCGAGCAACTGATGAGCACCAATGTCGCCAGCGCGTATCACCTGACCCGCGGGCTGGTGGGTGATATGGTGGCCCGTCGGAGGGGACATATTTTTATGATGTGCTCTACGGCCAGCATTACGGCCTACACGAATGGAGGCTCTTATTGTATTTCTAAATTCGCGTTGCTGGGCATGAGCCGGGTGTTGCGCGAAGAACTGAAAATACACGATGTAAAGGTAACGGCCATCTTGCCGGGGGCTACGCTTACCGATAGCTGGGCCGGAACGGATTTGCCCGAAGAACGTTTTTTAAAACCCAATGATGTGGCCGATAGTACCTGGGCAGCGTATTCACTCTCAAAGAGTGCCGTTATTGAAGAAGTACTTATTCGCCCTCAATTAGGCGATATTTAATCCGAATAAAGGCTCAGACGGATAGGAACTAAACAAACGGCCACCAACGAATGGCTATGGACTACCTACTTTTTGTATCTTGCGCCCGATTTTCTATTCCTAACCTGCTAATTGTTCACCATAAACTGACCAATATAAAGAATGGCTTCCGTTGAGTATCTGGGTATCGACGTCGGCGGTACGAACGTCAAAATGGGTATTGTCGATGCCAATACCGGTAAAATTTCTAATTTCTATAGCCATGACACCATTAGCTGGCGGGAATCAGGACACTTTGTAGATCGCTTCGGTGACGCCGTTGCCTTGCAATTATTAGCCAACAAAGAGGTAAAAAAAGTCGGTATCGGTTTGCCAGGCATGCTCAATCGAGAGCGAACAATTCCTCTCGAAATCACGGCTATTCCAGAAATTAACGACATTCCGATGGTCGATTTGCTGAGCAAGCGGTTTCCGGGAGTTCAATTTTTTCTGGCGAACGACGCCAATGCAGCCGCGCTGGGTGAATATTACTTTGCTGAAGAGAAAATCACAGAAAACTACATTTTTATCACGCTCGGTACGGGTGTTGGTGGGGCTGCGATTATCAATAAGAAAATATTCACCGGGGGCGATGGTAATGCCATGGAGCCTGGTCATATCCCTTCCCGCAACGGTCGGGTACTGGAACGGAATATCGGTAAAAAAGAATTGCTCGACTTAGCGAATGAGCGTCGGAAAGAATACAAAGGTGAAACGCATCTGGCCGACGATGGATCGATTTCGACAACAGGCTTAGTGGCAGCTGCAGCTGAAGGGGACGAATTGGCGCTCCAGATCTGGACGGAAGTC
It encodes:
- a CDS encoding ROK family protein, whose translation is MASVEYLGIDVGGTNVKMGIVDANTGKISNFYSHDTISWRESGHFVDRFGDAVALQLLANKEVKKVGIGLPGMLNRERTIPLEITAIPEINDIPMVDLLSKRFPGVQFFLANDANAAALGEYYFAEEKITENYIFITLGTGVGGAAIINKKIFTGGDGNAMEPGHIPSRNGRVLERNIGKKELLDLANERRKEYKGETHLADDGSISTTGLVAAAAEGDELALQIWTEVGEMLGEGLASLIKVLDIKQVLIGGGLSASFDYILPAVNKTLEYWLNPYYKNGLSIKRATLGNDAGLLGAASLCFD
- a CDS encoding MlaE family ABC transporter permease — translated: MSRLGSYFIFLGTLFRNREKFRVYMGLILNECMSIGVGSIFIVALVNIFIGAVTCVQTAYNLTNPFVPKYIIALIVRDSSILELAPTLSCIVLAGKVGSNIASELGTMRITEQVDALEVMGINSSSYLILPKVIASVLMFPLLVIMAAFLAILGGYIAGTLASVISSEDYITGLRFDYKPFGVAFALIKTTVFAFLISTISAYQGYNVSGGALEVGAASTSAVTNSCIAIVAADFVLTQLLLT
- a CDS encoding SDR family oxidoreductase is translated as MNPLIVVTGGSKGIGRAIANRFVAEGFDAIVCARSVAGLEEPGFLPVAADLSTRDGVNTLLNYIHSLNRPVDVLVNNTGVFLPGQIQDEAEGTFEQLMSTNVASAYHLTRGLVGDMVARRRGHIFMMCSTASITAYTNGGSYCISKFALLGMSRVLREELKIHDVKVTAILPGATLTDSWAGTDLPEERFLKPNDVADSTWAAYSLSKSAVIEEVLIRPQLGDI